The DNA region GGATTCTGAAATGTTCACGGTTAGATCTTTCGATGACGAACATACATGTCCGTTGAAGGACAAGGTGTATTCACAAAGACAAGCAACAAGTTGGTTTATTGGAGAAGCGGTTGTCAAGGCGAAAATAACTAACCATAAAAGGAAGGTCACACCTGGGGATATAATAGACGATGTTAAAAATGAATTCGGCGTAGATGTTTCTTATATGATGGCATAGAGAGCTAGAGAGCAGGCATAAAATATTTCAGAGGTGATCCAGCTGATTCATACAAGAAGTTGTcggcatatatatacatccttgataaaacgtatcctggatcgcttgttaaaatgcataaatcaccagaaaatgagtttatgtatttgtttgtagcactcaaagcattcataaagggattcgagtgttgtagaccaacagttgtagtggatggtgcacaccttaaatcaacgtataatggtacatttgtgtcggcaagtactttggatggagcaggtatgtgtaattctattctatgaatgtttgttttttataaatacaacaaTATGCTATTGATTTGCAAATAAAGCTGCTAAAAACATACTCTGGATATATTGCTGGTGTTAATTTGTGAATAATATATGCTGAAATACACTGTAAATATGTGATgaatatattgtaaatatatacTGTTGTTTTATAAATGATGTTGCTAAAAACATAGCGTGAGATCAAATTCAGTTAAAATATGTgttgaatacattataaatatatactgatttttgtaggtaatatcctaccactagcgtatggtgtgatagattctgagaataataagtcctggacgtggttctttgaactgttcaagcaagcttatggtgttaGGCAAAATATGTGTGTCGTGTCCGACAGACATGAAAGCATAATACACGCAGTTTCTAAGGTGTATCTTACTGTTCCTCATTTGGCTTGTATATGGAATTTGTGGAAAAATGTGACAAAGCAATACACAACAAACAGTGAGGTGTAGTCCTATATTTTATTCACTAGCGAAGGCATACAACCAGGATGAGTTCGATAAATTGATGGAGAAGATTGGGAATGTTGATATTCGGGTACAACGATACCTAGAAGATGCTGGAAGGGATGAATGGTCTAGGCTTTATTCACCTGTTAACAGAGGATGTACAATAACTTCGAATATAGccgaatgtattaatggaaaactGGTTATTGCAAGAGAGTTACATatttttgatttccttgaagaagtgaggaagatgtttggtagatggaattgcacaaatagaaaaaatggtacctacacattcacaacactgatGAGGCGGTATCAAGAGATTTTGTCGATCAATGAGTACAAATCAATACGAATGAGGGTATCTTTGTTTGCAACACAAAAATTTAATCTATATTTTACTATATCTAATCTATATTTATCTATATTCCCAATATGGTAAAACTGCTCAGGTTAATGCTTGTTTATTGGTTAAATGGTTCTCAGGTTGAAGCGTCAACTGAATATGTTTACACAGTGAATGATGGACCGAGGTGTTTCATAATcgatttgaagaagaaaacttgCAGCTGCAGGATATTCCAACTGGATGAGATACCGTGTTCTCATGCATGGGCAGTATTGAAGAATAAAAATTTGGCTGCTGATGCATATTGTTCGAAATTATTCAAGCCAGAAACAGTTGTGAACACATATGATGCCGACTGATCCTCTTCCCGATGAGACCGAGTGGAATGTTCCTAAAGTTATATCAGATGAAGTTGTTATGCCACCGATCTATAAGAGACCCCCTGGGAGGCCAAAAAAGAAGTGGGACAAGCCATTACACGAGTTGATGATTGGTAAACGCAGGAATGCTTGCGGTAAATGTGGACATCTTGGTCATAACAGGCGTTCGTGTGATAATCCGCCGCTCAATAAAAAGAATAAATAAgtccattttgattttatttgttaagACAATTCCACTttaagttaaaaataaaaaatgaattcatcttgaattcatattattCTAATATGATTGTATTTCACATGGTTGAACATCCGTTGTTTTTCGATGTTATGCTATATTGGTGGTTTAATGGGATTTGGAAAGTTTACTCTATGTAAACTGATTTGACCTTTTGTTTTGGATTTATGCTTTAATAGTTgtatttcatatatattttggttatattttagttgcattttgtctgatctggtagataatacttattctagtttactgttaactatatgtcatatatattttacatatatttgaagtgtatttagatgaaattttaacttttgtaacacactgtacattaaaaatggacttatggaatatatctaagttatattttctgtatatttcgACTGTATTTAAATGGTTAGATATACTACTTTGTTAAATGAATACATTTTACAGAAAATGAAAATGGAATTTATGCATTGAAAAAATAACATACTTGAAAGAAACAACAATATAAAAACCATAAGGTGGTGTTCAACATTAATTATCCTAAAAAAACATTACTGCACATGAAACGGTATGTCCAAAATGAAAAAACAGCAACAAAAGTCGCAACCAACTATGCTATTGTTCAACATGaaaatcaaaaacacaaaagaCTTGGTGGCCTAATCAAGATCCTCTTTATCAACTACATCGAAATCAACTGCCAGTCTAATTGGTCTTGGAGGCTGCTCGTTATCACTTGATGCATTGTTGTTTGACTTATCCCATGCATAGTCGCATAAAAGGGCACCGTATCTCATACGGAGTAACTTTGCATCGAATTCGGTTGGGATGACTTCACTTGAGCTCAAGTATTCAGCAAAGGCTGCCACATGCACACCACAATCCCTGAAAAAAATGATCCAAAAATTTACTGATCAAAACCCAAGAAAAAATAGATGTATTTATTGTGTTTTTTATTGGAAGAGATTCTTACATGCTAGCGGGAGCTTGTTGCGGGAGATTTCTACATTCACAATGTCAAAGTTGTCGGTTTGTTCTCTATTTCTGTAAGAAGGATGTGTGGAAAAATCTATAGCCGCCTTCTTCTCATAAAAATCAGTCATTTGTAGACTGTGTGTCACAAGAGTGGCCAACATTTTCATTCCGGCTCTAACGACAGCATCATGCCCTGTAGCTCTGTATGAGTTGTATACGTAGATGCACCTGtttgtaaaaagaaaaaatacgaaaaaaaaataaacatataAATTTTGTAGAAAAATGAATGATTTTTTCAAAGGATGAGAGCACACCTCTCAGTGAATGATATCACAACCAAAatccagtgattttcctctttACGTTGACAGGAATTAGTACGTTGTCAACAGTATACCATGGTACATTAGCCAACAGCCTATGCCCGTTAATGTACTCACATAGTTCATCTTCCTTACTGGCGAC from Lycium barbarum isolate Lr01 chromosome 10, ASM1917538v2, whole genome shotgun sequence includes:
- the LOC132613016 gene encoding uncharacterized protein LOC132613016, encoding MEKIGNVDIRVQRYLEDAGRDEWSRLYSPVNRGCTITSNIAECINGKLVIARELHIFDFLEEVEASTEYVYTVNDGPRCFIIDLKKKTCSCRIFQLDEIPCSHAWAVLKNKNLAADAYCSKLFKPETVVNTYDAD